Proteins from one Bombus pyrosoma isolate SC7728 linkage group LG16, ASM1482585v1, whole genome shotgun sequence genomic window:
- the LOC122576419 gene encoding uncharacterized protein LOC122576419 isoform X6, whose amino-acid sequence MSFVLKLGTVETSLEKKNSSSSQPSSSVNQETSNTTGTDDAGGKPQILQCLESAAEIPTGHVISFSTVKSVSVTYPVAKAVREVQRITGPQTNTTQVLSTRVISQKLPSSSHQTQPAPLTLNASSNVTHVPVNAQSLSSPGSGVAHVYPLQHATVSTQSKQQTRNQVVVTCEGKQQQQQTTTISSLQASMPLKVQPVPSQLVVSNNAVRAITTATSLPNIQRIHVKTQNLVGQGQTVNLQKVKTVTNVSQGVTVQRNSVPRIQTAQKSQMSSTGTAQTTQFAVNQVTNNTNVQRAQQQGNSTLQKAQANAANTQKVAQVYNNQKVSSQMLSSHPNHKAQLQQIPGNQQQGLQKLQVQSQKTVTVPRQQSNAATVNNAQKCGNSVGGMQKVQVMGQVQCQQQLPQVQKHVQQVQPSTQHQRSQTATALQKSQTATTVNSSRVQSFASACKSNSVPNINKTLQNANLLTVNKQPVISQPQQSQQVHIQNSSQLQQQLLQQTSQAQQQSQQQAAQKQQPQQQQQANTNPQTQKSHSITNVHQKVATIAATIPNNQRTQVVNSKIQQQQMVMRVGVTKNQAQNLQQSNLKSSVPQKIANTVKTSNSQNVVQQSLHRNANAQPVKIIQQQQNVIGPQNAQKQPGCIKTIPPQKPAQRNHTQKVAGIKTSLNTNVAAVKGQGSATAIAQKASIKTLLPQQTVATNMLMHKNQPIKIQQQAIQQKQLITTSQFSQQVRQQSGQVKTLLPVTSMEPRKDVENKIEPELRESKEDERQQRPITPIIRIPPPYECLQYVLQDHNYGAPPPRTPSPPSPPSHAKQPINGAGSSSTTSQHPYIYGKVVSGANMDDDAGSAISSEIGRDAELEGEETETAPEGEGDDEDSVTRCICDFEHDDGYMICCDRCLVWQHVDCMGIDRSNIPDEYLCEICRPRRVDRQRARALQMRKREELLNSDTSSDTSSTSSADTDVGVSTIPKKRTLQQQIPRRKSEPPQVRRLNNNNNNNNNNVAKRQRRDSHPRQSSAVRKKEATKRGPGKRKAKRRMSLEDKEEEIQDTWSSNVAPLRQWIERYEEAVTNHYSPELRARISSIKVNGTHSDLRQSNMNVIATGKCRLNVHSNNVRFLVATMYLPPNTPVVELRGKYMLSTQHRPSYPQGRHHTQRPGPFVFFYRLPRDGTEVCVDTRTYGNDARFVRRSCKPNAEVKHCIEKGTLHLYIVTTSAIEKNAEITIRHEQHDLLLSPNPNGPMMPIVCACNNPRECQIVSLNQLNRRGSNGALAENADGRERRRRGRRNTICEDSDSSTVISNNTVITQPAPPPTTVSSSVSAPPRRTITTTVANTVRQIPKEEPLTLVQQPQTSPNLSQPIVPETKKDKKKMTREERKMEAIMKAFERLEKAEQRKQEVQARNAQRKESGGTHSDNEDSHSVTIQTKQKQQNSDRPLRRKRRKGRARTTSTSQSQSSSRRTRLNSADSDESSGEESNSMQSPPLLSQNHSQSRDVPYHLHTSAKNTNESVTTAAHQGIPTAAGLLLALANSNAPGPSSPPLQQPTPVKSPTCDSGASSSSQSSTPSTPLSSACLLVAAAVGPLAPGFKFPKTKKVLMNEWLKESPDPPQSNISQISPLPALPPASATNSINPLCRSSDFSLPTDSSAEFLTQSYAAKSLATLVQAANSVSGICDSPPQRKQQAISGNTVCPVSTGSAKKRWLRQAISEECDSPNSRPESPPASEMVAPPKKRRIARESLSSDNYTPPTTPTMLVPESTPNNRSLCPVEDDFIEHLQSSLVDQNEEGHTTTESVKQEVASHEHANSNEAVRQKLSIDIPQDFHLKTVKSEKHLVIDTSIMKEENIGMKKEEKDEMDCDTYMHLESKSFIKNELQSVKNELVGHQKNKSKKEYIIKKEENLDMEKGTVEIVDQNEGDTEMEDFSSPIAVMESDAILKERVAEMKLEFGGNISEMVKVEDDKCDDDKRFEDVKCEMKSDDNMSIDEFDVEAQMKKITGDDGNDYKEKVDTSSEKDKSMDGIEGLMESSKEDSESDDKEIDDVKYESPSFKSFNLNHEEKLFKEFGSKPEPECIIENSIKEIEQSQESQKIEQPSAFVTSSEESIFESVSSNMDTESITEPPKSFHSIPPLSERIRKKTEATNAPKSQLNFEAAIIESTIDMETEDESKNGEQKSMLSTALRELLEAKLDDLTNESAKEEVIEENNTPYIEPKSETSEQIIEIQESTTKPTPQNVHNEETPVKEDEAPPKEIKRLKDPRTVVPNSMPAPAFKPETIPPVKRK is encoded by the exons ATGAGCTTCGTCTTAAAGTTGGGCACCGTAGAAACATCCCTCGAGAAGAAGAATTCTAGCAGTAGTCAGCCGTCCTCGTCGGTGAATCAAGAAACATCGAATACGACGGGAACCGACGATGCCGGCGGCAAACCACAGATCCTTCAATGTTTGGAGAGTGCCGCAGAAATTCCAACTGGTCATGTTATTTCCTTTTCCACCGTGAAATCAGTTAGCGTTACCTATCCAGTAGCAAAGGCCGTTAGGGAGGTGCAGAGAATCACTGGACCTCAAACGAATACCACCCAGGTGCTGTCGACTCGCGTCATCTCTCAGAAATTACCGTCGTCTAGCCATCAAACACAGCCCGCGCCTTTAACGCTGAACGCATCCTCCAATGTAACCCATGTTCCGGTAAACGCTCAATCTTTATCATCTCCAGGTAGCGGAGTAGCACATGTGTATCCTTTGCAGCATGCCACAGTATCAACGCAGAGCAAACAGCAAACTAGAAATCAGGTGGTCGTCACCTGTGAGGGCaagcaacaacagcaacagaCGACCACGATATCTAGTTTGCAGGCTAGCATGCCTTTAAAAGTCCAACCGGTCCCTTCGCAGCTTGTCGTAAGCAACAACGCGGTTAGAGCCATCACTACCGCGACTTCATTACCCAACATTCAAAGGATACACGTGAAAACGCAAAATCTCGTCGGACAGGGTCAGACGGTTAACTTGCAGAAAGTGAAGACTGTGACGAATGTCAGTCAAGGGGTAACCGTGCAGAGGAACTCCGTACCTAGGATACAGACCGCACAGAAGAGCCAAATGTCGTCGACTGGTACCGCTCAAACCACCCAGTTTGCTGTTAATCAAGTCACGAACAATACCAACGTACAGAGAGCCCAACAACAAGGGAATTCGACGCTTCAAAAAGCGCAAGCAAACGCCGCGAACACGCAGAAAGTAGCGCAGGTCTACAATAACCAAAAGGTATCGTCGCAGATGTTAAGTAGCCATCCGAATCATAAAGCACAACTACAACAGATACCGGGTAATCAACAGCAGGGATTACAGAAATTACAGGTTCAGTCGCAGAAGACCGTGACTGTGCCTAGGCAGCAATCGAACGCTGCGACGGTGAATAACGCCCAAAAATGTGGCAACTCCGTAGGTGGTATGCAGAAGGTACAAGTAATGGGGCAAGTACAATGTCAGCAACAGTTACCGCAGGTTCAGAAACATGTGCAACAAGTTCAGCCGTCGACGCAGCATCAGAGATCACAAACTGCGACGGCTTTGCAAAAGTCTCAGACTGCGACCACGGTTAATTCCAGCAGAGTACAATCTTTCGCGAGCGCTTGCAAGAGTAACAGCGTTCCGAATATCAATAAAACGCTCCAGAACGCCAACTTATTAACCGTAAACAAACAACCAGTGATCTCACAGCCACAACAATCGCAGCAAGTACATATCCAGAACTCGTCCCAATTGCAACAACAGTTGCTACAGCAAACTTCGCAAGCACAGCAACAATCGCAGCAACAAGCGGCGCAGAAACAACAGCctcagcagcaacaacaagcGAATACGAATCCACAAACACAGAAAAGTCACAGTATTACGAATGTTCACCAAAAGGTTGCGACGATCGCCGCGACCATCCCTAATAACCAGCGAACTCAGGTAGTTAACTCTAAGatacaacaacaacaaatGGTCATGAGAGTAGGTGTGACGAAGAATCAAGCGCAAAATTTACAGCAGAGCAACTTGAAAAGTAGTGTACCtcagaaaattgcaaataccGTAAAAACTTCGAACTCGCAGAACGTCGTGCAACAGTCGTTGCATAGAAATGCGAATGCGCAGCCAGTGAAAATAATTCAGCAACAACAGAATGTTATAGGGCCGCAGAATGCTCAAAAACAGCCTGGATGCATCAAAACGATACCTCCTCAAAAACCAGCTCAAAGGAATCACACGCAAAAAGTAGCCGGTATTAAGACCTCTCTAAATACGAACGTAGCTGCGGTGAAAGGTCAAGGTTCGGCAACTGCGATCGCACAAAAGGCAAGCATCAAAACCTTGCTCCCTCAACAAACTGTTGCCACGAATATGTTGATGCATAAAAATCAGCCGATTAAAATACAGCAACAGGCTATACAACAAAAACAACTTATTACAACGTCACAGTTTTCCCAGCAAGTTAGACAACAATCTGGACAAGTAAAGACGTTACTACCAGTAACTAGCATGGAACCTCGCAAAGATGTTGAGAACAA AATTGAACCCGAGCTGCGTGAATCTAAAGAAGACGAACGTCAACAACGTCCTATAACTCCAATTATAAGAATACCTCCGCCTTACGAG TGTCTTCAGTACGTCCTACAGGATCACAATTATGGGGCACCACCACCACGAACACCGTCACCTCCGTCACCCCCATCTCATGCAAAACAGCCTATCAACGGTGCCGGAAGTTCGTCTACAACTTCTCAGCATCCTTACATTTATGGAAAAG TTGTTAGTGGCGCTAATATGGACGACGATGCAGGCAGTGCTATCAGTAGCGAAATAGGCAGGGACGCAGAACTGGAAGGCGAAGAAACCGAAACTGCTCCCGAGGGTGAAGGGGATGATGAAGACAGTGTTACTAGATGTAtatg CGACTTTGAACATGATGATGGATACATGATCTGTTGTGATCGTTGTTT agTTTGGCAACACGTTGATTGCATGGGTATAGATCGTTCTAACATTCCTGACGAATACCTCTGTGAGATTTGTCGACCGCGACGAGTAGATAGGCAAAGAGCTCGTGCTTTGCAAATGCGTAAACGCGAGGAATTACTAAATTCAGATACATCATCCGATACATCGTCCACCAGTTCGGCAGATACTGACGTTGGGGTCAGTACGATCCCCAAGAAACGAACTTTGCAACAGCAAATTCCTCGACGAAAATCCGAACCACCGCAAGTAAGACGACTgaacaacaataacaacaacaataataataacgtcgCGAAAAGGCAGAGGAGAGATTCTCATCCGAGACAATCCAGTGCTGTTCGTAAAAAGGAAGCTACAAAACGAGGCCCGGGTAAACGCAAAGCTAAACGGAGAATGAGTTTGGAAGATAAAGAAGAGGAAATTCAAGATACGTGGAGCTCCAACGTCGCGCCACTAAGACAGTGGATCGAACGTTACGAGGAAGCAGTGACAAATCATTATAGTCCAGAATTACGAGCCAGGATATCATCTATCAAAGTAAATGGTACACACAGCGATTTGAGACAGAGTAACATGAATGTCATTGCCACCGGAAAGTGTAGGCTCAACGTACATAGTAACAACGTTAGG TTTCTGGTAGCAACGATGTATCTCCCACCAAACACACCCGTCGTTGAATTACGAGGAAAGTATATGTTAAGTACGCAACATCGACCGTCCTATCCTCAAGGAAGGCATCATACCCAGAGGCCCGGACCCTTTGTATTCTTTTATCGATTACCACGAGACGGAACAGAAGTCTGTGTAGACACAAGAACGTATGGAAACGATGCTAGATTTGTGCGACGTAGTTGTAAACCTAACGCGGAAGTGAAACATTGTATAGAAAAAGGAACGTTACATTTGTATATTGTGACTACAAGCGCGATTGAGAAAAATGCCGAAATTACGATCAGACACGAACAGCATGATCTCTTGTTATCGCCTAATCCAAATGGCCCCATGATGCCCATTGTCTGTGCGTGTAATAACCCAAGGGAATGTCAAATAGTGTCTCTAAATCAGTTGAATAGAAGAGGAAGCAACGGAGCATTGGCTGAGAATGCAGATGGCCGAGAGCGGAGACGAAGGGGTAGACGAAACACAATTTGCGAGGACAGCGATTCCTCAACCGTGATATCCAATAATACTGTCATCACGCAACCTGCACCACCGCCGACGACAGTGTCATCATCGGTATCCGCGCCACCAAGAAGGACAATTACAACCACCGTTGCAAATACGGTGCGCCAAATACCTAAAGAAGAACCGTTGACGTTAGTGCAACAGCCGCAAACTTCTCCGAATTTAAGTCAACCAATAGTGCCAGAGACTAAGAAAGACAAGAAGAAGATgacgagagaagagagaaagatggaAGCTATTATGAAAGCTTTCGAGAGGCTCGAGAAAGCGGAACAAAGGAAACAAGAAGTTCAAGCACGAAATGCACAGCGGAAGGAGTCTGGTGGTACGCATAGCGATAACGAAGATAGTCATAGCGTCACGATACAAACAAAGCAAAAACAACAAAATTCCGATAGACCTTTAAGgcggaagagaagaaagggtAGAGCAAGAACTACTAGTACTTCTCAATCGCAAAGTAGCAGTCGAAGAACCAGATTGAACTCCGCGGATTCGGACGAATCGTCCGGAGAAGAAAGCAATTCGATGCAATCGCCACCTTTGTTGAGTCAAAATCATTCGCAAAGTCGAGATGTTCCTTATCACCTGCATACTTCTGCCAAAAATACGAACGAGAGCGTGACTACAGCTGCTCATCAAGGAATACCAACGGCTGCTGGTTTACTGTTGGCTTTAGCAAATTCTAACGCACCCGGACCGAGTTCACCTCCTTTGCAACAACCAACGCCAGTTAAAAGTCCAACCTGTGACAGCGGTGCAAGCAGCAGCTCCCAAAGTTCAACTCCATCCACTCCTTTATCCTCGGCTTGCTTGTTAGTCGCAGCAGCAGTTGGTCCTCTAGCTCCTGGCTTCAAATTTCCGAAAACCAAGAAAGTTCTAATGAATGAATGGTTAAAAGAGTCGCCCGATCCACCGCAAAGCAATATATCTCAGATATCACCATTGCCAGCATTACCACCGGCTTCTGCGACGAATTCGATAAATCCTCTTTGCAGGTCTTCGGATTTTTCTTTACCGACAGACTCATCCGCAGAATTCTTAACACAGAGTTATGCAGCCAAAAGTTTAGCCACTCTTGTGCAGGCAGCGAATTCGGTATCTGGAATATGCGATTCACCGCCACAACGCAAACAACAGGCAATCAGTGGAAATACGGTTTGCCCTGTTTCTACGGGATCTGCCAAGAAAAGATGGTTACGTCAAGCCATTTCTGAAGAATGTGATTCACCAAACAGTCGACCGGAGAGTCCGCCGGCCAGTGAAATGGTAGCTCCaccgaagaaaagaagaatagcTAGAGAAAGTTTATCGTCAGACAATTACACTCCACCCACTACACCTACTATGTTAGTCCCTGAGTCCACTCCGAACAATAGATCTTTGTGTCCTGTTGAA gaCGATTTCATCGAGCACCTACAATCCTCGTTGGTTGATCAGAATGAAGAAGGTCACACGACAACAGAATCTGTAAAGCAGGAGGTTGCCTCACACGAACACGCGAATTCAAACGAGGCCGTACGACAAAAACTTTCGATAGATATTCCACAGGATTTTCATCTTAAAACTGTAAAATCCGAGAAACATTTAGTGATAGACACTTCGATAATGAAAGAAGAGAACATCGGgatgaagaaagaagagaaagatgaaATGGATTGTGACACTTACATGCACTTGGAGTCAAAATCTTTTATCAAGAATGAATTGCAATCTGTTAAAAACGAATTGGTTGGACATCAGAAAAATAAGAGCAAAaaggaatatattataaagaaagaagagaatttGGATATGGAAAAGGGTACCGTCGAGATAGTCGATCAAAACGAAGGAGATACAGAAATGGAAGATTTCAGCTCTCCGATCGCTGTTATGGAATCGGATGCAATTCTGAAGGAACGCGTGGCTGAGATGAAACTGGAATTCGGAGGTAATATAAGTGAGATGGTTAAAGTTGAAGATGATAAGTGTGATGATGATAAAAGATTCGAAGACGTGAAGTGCGAAATGAAATCTGACGACAACATGTCGATCGACGAATTTGACGTCGAAGCtcaaatgaagaaaattactGGCGACGATGGAAATGATTATAAGGAAAAAGTAGACACTAGCTCGGAGAAGGATAAAAGCATGGATGGTATTGAGGGTTTAATGGAGAGCTCCAAAGAAGATTCTGAATCTGACGATAAAGAAATAGATGATGTGAAATACGAGTCGCCATCGTTCAAATCATTCAATTTAAACCACGAGGAAAAGTTATTCAAAGAATTCGGAAGTAAACCCGAACCAGAATGTATCATTGAGAATAGCATTAAAGAAATCGAACAGAGCCAGGAATCTCAGAAAATTGAACAGCCGTCCGCGTTCGTTACTTCATCCGAAGAATCCATTTTTGAGTCTGTATCTTCCAATATGGACACAGAATCTATCACAGAACCACCAAAGAGTTTTCATTCCATTCCACCATTAAGTGAACGAATTCGTAAAAAGACAGAAGCAACAAATGCTCCAAAAAGCCAATTGAATTTTGAAGCAGCTATTATCGAATCTACCATTGATATGGAGACGGAAGATGAATCCAAAAATGGTGAACAAAAGTCTATGCTCTCGACGGCGTTAAGAGAATTGCTGGAAGCTAAGTTGGATGATCTAACAAACGAGAGCGCTAAAGAAGAAGtgatcgaagaaaataatacaccATACATCGAGCCAAAGTCTGAAACTTCTGAGCAGATTATAGAGATACAAGAGTCTACGACAAAACCAACCCCTCAAAATGTTCACAATGAAGAAACTCCAGTAAAAGAGGATGAAGCTCCGCCTAaggaaattaaacgattaaagGACCCGAGAACTGTCGTTCCAAATAGTATGCCAGCTCCTGCATTTAAACCCGAAACAATCCCTCCTGTTAAACGAAAG TAA